The Catenuloplanes niger genome includes a window with the following:
- a CDS encoding GntR family transcriptional regulator gives MEEWGTRLAGDRALLDRGSTAERVADILRDRITEGVFTPGTRLSEESLREALGVSRNTLREAFRLLAHEGLLEHQLNRGVFVRLLTSADIRDLYAIRRILECGALRNLDALPVEAADRLRAAIETADAAAERGDWGAVGTANMRFHQAIADLSGSRRVAESVRALLAELRLVFLVVADPRALHEPYVAGNRALYELLAAGDLRTAEEALQRYFDDAEKQLLEAYAAAAR, from the coding sequence GTGGAGGAGTGGGGTACGCGGCTGGCCGGCGATCGGGCGCTGCTCGATCGCGGGAGCACCGCGGAACGCGTGGCGGACATCCTGCGGGACCGGATCACCGAGGGCGTGTTCACGCCCGGGACCCGGCTGAGCGAGGAGAGCCTGCGCGAGGCGCTGGGCGTCTCCCGGAACACGCTGCGCGAGGCGTTCCGGCTGCTGGCGCACGAGGGACTGCTCGAGCACCAGCTCAACCGCGGCGTCTTCGTGCGGTTGCTGACCAGCGCGGACATCCGGGACCTGTACGCGATACGGCGGATCCTGGAGTGCGGCGCGCTGCGCAACCTGGACGCGCTGCCGGTGGAGGCGGCCGACCGGCTCCGGGCCGCGATCGAGACCGCGGACGCGGCGGCGGAACGCGGCGACTGGGGCGCGGTCGGCACCGCGAACATGCGCTTCCACCAGGCGATCGCGGACCTGTCCGGCAGTCGCCGGGTGGCCGAGTCGGTCCGTGCGCTGCTGGCCGAGCTGCGTCTGGTGTTCCTGGTGGTGGCAGACCCGCGGGCGCTGCACGAGCCGTACGTGGCGGGCAACCGTGCGCTCTACGAGCTGCTGGCCGCCGGCGACCTGCGGACGGCCGAGGAGGCGCTGCAGCGGTACTTCGACGACGCGGAGAAGCAGCTGCTGGAGGCCTACGCGGCGGCCGCTCGCTGA
- a CDS encoding GNAT family N-acetyltransferase, producing the protein MSREVTEGLAEAVVAAGAPPAPLLSAPWSLRPVVTDDDVALVARWMAEPHVELFWEQAWPVARWRAAIDDQHGGDYSRPYLVSHHGAPLAYVEIYRVARDVVGLQYDAGAHDLGIHLALGELSSTGRGLGRAMVRAVVDGLFAADPRCAVVVADPDERHAMARRMFAGAGFALWDVRDLGHKRAAILRYERPAAYM; encoded by the coding sequence ATGAGTCGCGAGGTCACCGAGGGTCTGGCGGAGGCAGTGGTCGCGGCCGGGGCGCCACCGGCGCCGCTGCTGTCCGCGCCGTGGTCGCTGCGCCCGGTCGTCACGGACGACGACGTCGCGCTGGTCGCGCGGTGGATGGCCGAGCCGCACGTGGAGCTGTTCTGGGAGCAGGCCTGGCCGGTCGCGCGGTGGCGGGCCGCGATCGACGATCAGCACGGTGGCGACTACTCCCGGCCCTACCTGGTGTCGCACCACGGCGCGCCGCTGGCCTATGTGGAGATCTACCGGGTGGCGCGCGACGTGGTCGGCCTGCAGTACGACGCGGGCGCGCACGACCTGGGCATCCACCTGGCGCTCGGCGAGCTGTCGTCGACCGGGCGCGGACTGGGCCGGGCCATGGTGCGCGCGGTCGTGGACGGGCTGTTCGCCGCGGATCCACGGTGTGCCGTGGTGGTCGCGGACCCGGACGAGCGGCACGCGATGGCGCGGCGGATGTTCGCCGGGGCCGGGTTCGCGCTGTGGGACGTGCGGGACCTCGGGCACAAGCGAGCCGCGATCCTGCGGTACGAGCGCCCCGCCGCATATATGTAG
- a CDS encoding 5-oxoprolinase subunit B family protein → MIELPGDDAVSAAYDLLTDLRDRGELTAAEIVPAARTVLLDGVPDPDRVFRLLPQDLSAGATTPAKPRQITIGTRYDGEDLDDVARLWGTDRAGVIAIHTGTEFRVAFCGFAPGFAYLTGLGPRHHVPRRASPRTRVPAGTVALAGPYSGVYPTASPGGWQLIGRTRETLFDLENDPPALLTPGTIVRFAEET, encoded by the coding sequence TTGATCGAGCTTCCCGGGGACGACGCGGTTTCCGCCGCATACGACCTGCTCACCGACCTGCGTGACCGCGGCGAGCTGACCGCGGCGGAGATCGTCCCGGCCGCCCGGACCGTGCTGCTGGACGGCGTCCCCGACCCGGACCGGGTGTTCCGGCTGCTCCCCCAGGACCTGTCGGCCGGCGCCACCACACCGGCGAAACCGCGCCAGATCACGATCGGCACGCGGTACGACGGGGAGGACCTGGACGACGTCGCCCGCCTCTGGGGCACCGACCGGGCCGGCGTGATCGCGATCCACACCGGCACCGAGTTCCGGGTGGCGTTCTGCGGGTTCGCACCCGGCTTCGCCTACCTCACCGGGCTCGGGCCGCGTCACCACGTGCCGCGCCGGGCGTCGCCGCGCACCCGGGTGCCGGCCGGGACCGTGGCGCTGGCCGGGCCGTACAGCGGCGTCTACCCCACGGCGTCGCCCGGCGGCTGGCAGCTGATCGGCCGTACCCGGGAGACGCTCTTCGATCTGGAGAACGACCCACCCGCGCTGCTCACCCCGGGCACGATCGTCCGTTTTGCCGAGGAGACATGA
- a CDS encoding cellulose binding domain-containing protein, which translates to MRRKLAGALAALLTAGTMTVVMPVTGTANAAVTEPYTWKNVRIDGGGFVPGIVFNRTERNLIYARTDIGGAYRWNEAGRRWVPLLDWVGQHNWGWNGVLSIATDAVDPNRVYAAVGMYTNSWDPNNGAIIRSADRGATWQVTPLPFKVGGNMPGRGQGERLAIDPNDNRVLYFGAEDGNGLWRSTDRGVTWAEVTSFPNAGNYAQDPADPNGYLNHNQGVTWVTFDEGTGTRGNRTQVIYVGVADKDNPVYRSTDGGTSWERLPGAPTGYLAHKGVLDTVNDQLYLATSDTGGPYDGGHGQVWKYGTATGTWTDISPVPVTSADQYFGYSGLTVDRQDPDTLIVGSQISWWPDAIFWRSTDAGATWSRIWDYAGYPNRVNKYTMDISSVPWLDFGENPTAPAQTPKLGWMNESIEIDPFDSDRMLYGTGATVYGTTQLTNWDTGTPFTITPFVEGLEETAVLDLVSPPTGAPLVSALGDIGGFHHANLDAVPAAMHLSPTLGSNTGLDFAELNPSVMVRVGNVNRTDYPNVNRIGISTDGGRTWYQGQEPAGVTNGGKVAISADAGSVVWAPDGTAVHHSTTRGSSWSPSAGIPAGAKVEADRVDPGTFYGWSAGRFYVSTDGGATFTASSATVPATGRVNLKAVAGAEGHVWITGDERLFRSTDAGATFTRVATVTSAVNVGFGKAAPGASYQAVYLVGTVDGVTGVFRSDNAGGAWVRINDDAHQYGNMGDALTGDPRVFGRVYLGTNGRGILYADRAPTTTPTATVTPTSSPTASASPTTGPTAGPTGSPTTGPTGSPAPAGCSAVYTVTGQWTGGFQGEVTVTNTGGTATTGWSVNWTFANGQTISQAWGGTATQSGAAVSVRNATWNGALAPGASATAGFLGSWTGTNAVPAALTCARA; encoded by the coding sequence ATGCGCAGGAAACTCGCCGGCGCACTCGCCGCCCTGCTCACCGCCGGCACGATGACCGTGGTCATGCCGGTCACCGGCACCGCGAACGCGGCCGTCACCGAGCCGTACACCTGGAAGAACGTCCGGATCGACGGCGGTGGGTTCGTGCCCGGCATCGTCTTCAACCGCACGGAACGAAACCTGATCTACGCGCGTACGGACATCGGCGGCGCGTACCGGTGGAACGAGGCCGGGCGGCGCTGGGTGCCGCTGCTGGACTGGGTCGGCCAGCACAACTGGGGCTGGAACGGCGTGCTCAGCATCGCCACCGACGCGGTCGACCCGAACCGCGTCTACGCGGCCGTCGGCATGTACACGAACTCCTGGGACCCGAACAACGGCGCGATCATCCGCTCGGCCGACCGCGGCGCCACCTGGCAGGTCACGCCGCTGCCGTTCAAGGTGGGCGGCAACATGCCCGGCCGCGGCCAGGGCGAGCGCCTGGCGATCGACCCCAACGACAACCGGGTGCTCTACTTCGGCGCGGAGGACGGCAACGGCCTCTGGCGCTCCACCGACCGGGGCGTCACCTGGGCCGAGGTCACCAGCTTCCCGAACGCGGGCAACTACGCGCAGGACCCGGCGGACCCGAACGGCTACCTCAACCACAACCAGGGCGTCACCTGGGTCACGTTCGACGAGGGCACCGGCACCCGCGGCAACCGGACGCAGGTGATCTACGTCGGCGTCGCGGACAAGGACAACCCCGTCTACCGATCCACCGACGGGGGTACGAGCTGGGAACGCCTGCCCGGCGCGCCGACCGGCTACCTCGCGCACAAGGGCGTGCTGGACACCGTGAACGACCAGCTCTACCTGGCGACCAGCGACACCGGCGGACCGTACGACGGCGGGCACGGCCAGGTCTGGAAGTACGGCACCGCGACCGGCACCTGGACCGACATCTCCCCGGTCCCGGTCACCTCCGCGGACCAGTACTTCGGCTACTCCGGCCTGACGGTCGACCGGCAGGACCCGGACACGCTGATCGTCGGCTCGCAGATCTCCTGGTGGCCGGACGCGATCTTCTGGCGCTCCACGGACGCGGGCGCGACCTGGAGCCGGATCTGGGACTACGCCGGCTACCCGAACCGGGTCAACAAGTACACGATGGACATCTCGTCCGTGCCGTGGCTGGACTTCGGCGAGAATCCGACCGCGCCGGCCCAGACACCGAAGCTCGGCTGGATGAACGAGTCCATCGAGATCGACCCGTTCGACTCCGACCGCATGCTGTACGGCACCGGCGCCACCGTCTACGGCACCACCCAGCTGACGAACTGGGACACCGGCACGCCGTTCACCATCACGCCGTTCGTCGAGGGACTGGAGGAGACCGCGGTCCTCGACCTGGTCAGCCCGCCGACCGGCGCGCCGTTGGTCTCCGCGCTCGGCGACATCGGCGGCTTCCACCACGCGAACCTGGACGCGGTGCCGGCCGCCATGCACCTGTCGCCCACGCTGGGCAGCAACACCGGGCTGGACTTCGCGGAGCTGAACCCGTCCGTGATGGTCCGGGTCGGCAACGTCAACCGCACCGACTACCCGAACGTCAACCGGATCGGCATCTCCACGGACGGCGGCCGCACCTGGTACCAGGGTCAGGAGCCGGCCGGCGTGACGAACGGCGGCAAGGTGGCGATCAGCGCGGACGCCGGCTCGGTGGTGTGGGCGCCGGACGGCACGGCCGTGCACCACTCGACCACGCGCGGCAGCTCGTGGTCGCCGTCGGCCGGCATCCCGGCCGGCGCGAAGGTCGAGGCCGACCGGGTCGACCCGGGCACGTTCTACGGCTGGTCGGCCGGCCGGTTCTACGTCAGCACGGACGGCGGCGCCACGTTCACGGCGTCGTCCGCCACGGTGCCGGCGACCGGGCGGGTCAACCTGAAGGCGGTGGCCGGCGCCGAGGGCCACGTCTGGATCACCGGGGACGAGAGACTGTTCCGGTCCACGGACGCGGGCGCCACGTTCACCCGGGTCGCCACGGTCACGTCGGCGGTCAACGTGGGCTTCGGCAAGGCCGCGCCGGGCGCGTCGTACCAGGCGGTCTACCTGGTCGGCACGGTCGACGGCGTGACCGGCGTGTTCCGCTCGGACAACGCGGGCGGCGCCTGGGTGCGGATCAACGACGACGCGCACCAGTACGGGAACATGGGCGACGCGCTGACCGGCGACCCGCGCGTCTTCGGCCGCGTCTACCTGGGCACGAACGGCCGCGGCATCCTCTACGCGGACCGTGCCCCGACCACGACGCCGACCGCCACGGTCACGCCGACGTCGTCCCCGACCGCGTCCGCGAGCCCGACGACCGGCCCGACCGCCGGTCCCACGGGCAGTCCCACGACCGGTCCCACGGGCAGCCCCGCGCCGGCCGGGTGCTCGGCGGTCTACACCGTCACCGGGCAGTGGACCGGTGGCTTCCAGGGCGAGGTCACGGTGACGAACACCGGCGGTACGGCCACCACCGGCTGGTCGGTGAACTGGACCTTCGCCAACGGTCAGACGATCAGCCAGGCCTGGGGCGGCACCGCCACGCAGAGCGGCGCGGCCGTGTCCGTGCGGAACGCGACCTGGAACGGCGCGCTGGCCCCCGGCGCGTCGGCCACGGCCGGCTTCCTCGGCTCCTGGACCGGCACCAACGCGGTCCCGGCCGCGCTCACCTGCGCCCGCGCCTGA
- a CDS encoding TIGR03089 family protein: protein MSDVPAIFAAAVAADPARPLLTFYDDATGERTELSGVTLGNWVSKTANLLVDGLGLGPGDRADLLLPTHWQTAAILLASWSAGLTVAYRPWSTAGLTAETGDPDVVFASQERVRSMLEDVPAADERFVLSLHPFAMPMREVPDGYRDFNAEVRVFGDVFRPSALPAPDTLATTDGTTFGEWGAIAGHIAAELGLTPGDRVLIDASRYEQPVQWLLAPLAAGASIVLVANADQGKLAARAESERVTKVL from the coding sequence GTGTCCGACGTTCCAGCGATCTTCGCCGCGGCGGTGGCGGCCGATCCGGCCCGCCCGCTGCTGACCTTCTACGACGACGCGACCGGGGAGCGCACCGAGCTGTCCGGCGTGACGCTCGGCAACTGGGTGTCCAAGACCGCGAACCTGCTGGTGGACGGCCTCGGGCTGGGCCCGGGCGACCGCGCGGACCTGCTGCTGCCGACGCACTGGCAGACCGCCGCGATCCTGCTGGCGTCCTGGTCCGCGGGTCTGACGGTGGCGTACCGGCCCTGGTCGACCGCGGGTCTGACCGCGGAAACCGGCGACCCGGACGTGGTTTTCGCCTCGCAGGAGCGGGTGCGCAGCATGCTGGAGGACGTGCCGGCCGCGGACGAGCGGTTCGTGCTGAGCCTGCACCCGTTCGCGATGCCGATGCGCGAGGTGCCGGACGGCTACCGCGACTTCAACGCGGAGGTGCGGGTGTTCGGCGACGTGTTCCGCCCGTCCGCGCTGCCCGCGCCGGACACGCTGGCGACCACGGACGGCACCACGTTCGGCGAGTGGGGCGCGATCGCCGGGCACATCGCGGCCGAGCTGGGCCTGACGCCGGGTGATCGGGTGCTGATCGACGCGAGCCGGTACGAGCAGCCGGTGCAGTGGCTGCTGGCACCGCTGGCCGCCGGGGCGTCGATCGTGCTGGTGGCGAACGCGGACCAGGGGAAGCTGGCCGCGCGCGCGGAGTCGGAGCGGGTCACGAAGGTTCTGTAA
- a CDS encoding MFS transporter, which yields MTTTRNPKEARRVIIASLVGTSLEWYDFFLYASAAALVFGKLFFPTFEPLTGTLLAFTTYAVGFVARPLGGIVFGHFGDRYGRKGVLVVTLVLMGGATFLIGLLPTYATIGVAAPVLLVSMRFLQGLGLGGEWGGAVVMSLEHGDPARRGLSASWPQVGVPAGNLLASGVLWVLSVTLSEAAFLGWGWRIPFLLSGLLVLVGLWIRVSVSESPSFAAVEAHGVKPRLPLVEVLRRHPRGLLVAMAARIGTDVAFYTFSLYVLTYVTGTVGLPRTVALTGVLVASGLQLLLIPLSGALSDRYGRRPVYAAGAVAAAVWAFAFFPLLDTGNTVVIVLTVVVALATHAVMYGPQAAFVAEMFSTRLRYSGASMGYQIAGIFGGALAPIIAIQLVRSTGGAFAVSVYVAAALVLTLVALAFAPETSRLPSLDDEPVPPKSPLPA from the coding sequence ATGACGACGACCCGCAATCCGAAGGAAGCCCGACGCGTCATCATCGCCAGCCTCGTCGGCACCTCGCTGGAGTGGTACGACTTCTTCCTCTACGCCTCCGCCGCCGCCCTGGTCTTCGGCAAGCTGTTCTTCCCGACGTTCGAGCCGCTCACCGGCACGCTGCTGGCGTTCACGACGTACGCGGTGGGCTTCGTCGCGCGGCCGCTCGGCGGCATCGTCTTCGGCCACTTCGGCGATCGCTACGGCCGGAAGGGGGTGCTGGTCGTCACGCTCGTCCTGATGGGCGGCGCCACGTTTCTCATCGGGCTGCTGCCGACCTACGCCACCATCGGCGTCGCCGCGCCGGTCCTCCTGGTGTCCATGCGATTCCTGCAGGGCCTCGGCCTCGGCGGCGAGTGGGGCGGCGCGGTCGTGATGTCACTGGAGCACGGCGACCCGGCCCGGCGCGGCCTCTCCGCGTCCTGGCCGCAGGTCGGCGTGCCGGCCGGCAACCTGCTCGCGTCCGGCGTGCTCTGGGTGCTGTCCGTCACGCTGTCCGAGGCGGCGTTCCTCGGCTGGGGCTGGCGCATCCCGTTCCTGCTGTCCGGGCTGCTGGTGCTGGTCGGGCTGTGGATCCGGGTGTCGGTCAGCGAGTCGCCCTCGTTCGCCGCGGTCGAGGCGCACGGTGTGAAGCCGCGCCTGCCGCTGGTCGAGGTGCTGCGCCGGCACCCGCGCGGCCTGCTCGTCGCGATGGCCGCCCGGATCGGCACCGACGTCGCGTTCTACACCTTCAGCCTGTATGTGCTCACCTACGTCACCGGCACGGTCGGGCTGCCGCGCACGGTCGCGCTGACCGGTGTGCTGGTCGCGTCCGGCCTGCAGTTGCTGCTCATCCCGCTGTCCGGCGCGCTCTCCGACCGGTACGGCCGCCGCCCGGTCTACGCGGCCGGCGCGGTCGCGGCCGCGGTCTGGGCGTTCGCGTTCTTCCCGCTGCTGGACACCGGGAACACCGTGGTCATCGTGCTCACCGTGGTGGTCGCGCTGGCCACGCACGCGGTCATGTACGGTCCGCAGGCCGCGTTCGTCGCGGAGATGTTCTCCACCCGGCTGCGCTACTCCGGCGCCTCGATGGGCTACCAGATCGCCGGCATCTTCGGTGGCGCGCTCGCCCCGATCATCGCGATCCAGCTGGTCCGGTCCACCGGCGGCGCGTTCGCGGTCTCGGTCTACGTCGCGGCCGCCCTGGTCCTCACGCTCGTCGCGCTGGCCTTCGCGCCGGAGACCTCGCGCCTGCCGTCCCTCGACGACGAGCCCGTCCCGCCGAAGTCCCCGCTCCCGGCCTGA
- a CDS encoding AraC family transcriptional regulator: protein MDVISEAVEDLRIGQVYGRRAEVPATFAGRFDACEGVGFHVLLRGEGWLISESAAPARMRAGDVAVIPHGAAHGFGPRPCTLAELPPAPMGLQAAPTTPTPVDMICGIYRLERGGSIHPFLRSLPDVLLIASDGRLGALSELLTDDLDKPRDGMLVTHRALVDLVLVHALRLWHAEHRETAPAWDALADPGIAAALREIHASPEAPWTVERLSRTAGMSRTAFTRRFTALVGAPPMTYLIGRRLHQGAQLLRETDAPLAAIARRVGYATEFAFAGAFRREFGMPPGRFRTLTEPLLLRQAG, encoded by the coding sequence ATGGACGTGATCAGCGAGGCGGTCGAGGATCTGCGGATCGGGCAGGTCTACGGGCGCCGGGCCGAGGTGCCGGCCACGTTCGCCGGCCGGTTCGACGCGTGCGAGGGCGTCGGGTTCCACGTGCTGCTGCGCGGCGAGGGCTGGCTGATCTCCGAGTCGGCCGCACCGGCGCGCATGCGCGCCGGTGACGTCGCGGTGATCCCGCACGGCGCCGCGCACGGGTTCGGCCCGCGGCCGTGCACGCTGGCCGAGCTGCCGCCCGCGCCGATGGGCCTGCAGGCCGCGCCGACCACGCCGACGCCGGTGGACATGATCTGCGGCATCTACCGGCTGGAGCGCGGCGGCAGCATCCACCCGTTCCTCCGCTCGCTGCCGGACGTGCTGCTGATCGCGTCCGACGGCCGGCTGGGCGCGCTGTCCGAGCTGCTCACCGACGACCTGGACAAGCCGCGGGACGGCATGCTCGTCACCCACCGCGCGCTGGTCGACCTGGTGCTCGTGCACGCGCTGCGGCTCTGGCACGCGGAGCACCGGGAGACGGCCCCGGCCTGGGACGCGCTCGCCGACCCGGGCATCGCGGCCGCGCTGCGCGAGATCCACGCCAGCCCGGAGGCGCCGTGGACCGTGGAGCGGCTCAGCCGTACGGCCGGGATGTCGCGGACCGCGTTCACCCGGCGGTTCACCGCGCTGGTCGGCGCGCCGCCGATGACGTACCTGATCGGCCGCCGCCTGCACCAGGGCGCCCAGCTGCTCCGCGAGACGGACGCGCCGCTGGCCGCGATCGCCCGCCGCGTCGGCTACGCCACCGAGTTCGCGTTCGCCGGCGCGTTCCGCCGCGAGTTCGGCATGCCGCCCGGCCGCTTCCGCACCCTCACCGAGCCGCTCCTGCTCCGCCAGGCCGGCTAG
- a CDS encoding ABC transporter ATP-binding protein, translating into MVSRLRAEGLTLAYDARTVATDLSVDIPDNSFTVIVGPNACGKSTLLRALSRMLKPKTGTVLLDGKGIGAYPAKEVARRLGLLPQTSIAPDGITVADLVGRGRFPHQRLLRQWSREDERVVAEAMAATGVSELSGRVVDELSGGQRQRVWLAMALAQQTDILLLDEPTTFLDITHQIEVLDLCADLQETGRTLVAVLHDLNQACRYATHLIAMRDGAIVAQGAPADIITAELVQTVFDLQCRVVPDPESGTPLVVPAARRRPAPVTIAA; encoded by the coding sequence ATCGTGAGCAGACTGCGTGCCGAAGGGCTGACGCTGGCGTATGACGCACGCACGGTCGCCACCGACCTGAGTGTGGACATCCCGGACAACTCGTTCACCGTGATCGTCGGCCCGAACGCGTGCGGCAAGTCCACGCTGCTCCGCGCGCTCTCCCGCATGCTCAAGCCGAAGACTGGCACGGTGCTGCTGGACGGCAAGGGCATCGGGGCGTACCCGGCGAAGGAGGTCGCTCGCCGGCTCGGCCTGCTCCCGCAGACCTCGATCGCGCCGGACGGCATCACGGTCGCCGACCTGGTCGGCCGCGGCCGCTTCCCGCACCAGCGCCTGCTGCGCCAGTGGTCCCGTGAGGACGAGCGGGTGGTGGCCGAGGCGATGGCCGCGACCGGCGTCTCCGAGCTGTCCGGCCGCGTGGTCGACGAGCTCTCCGGCGGCCAACGGCAGCGCGTGTGGCTGGCGATGGCGCTGGCCCAGCAGACCGACATCCTGCTGCTGGACGAGCCGACCACGTTCCTGGACATCACGCACCAGATCGAGGTGCTGGACCTCTGCGCCGACCTGCAGGAGACCGGCCGCACCCTGGTCGCGGTGCTGCACGACCTCAACCAGGCCTGCCGGTACGCGACCCACCTGATCGCCATGCGGGACGGCGCGATCGTGGCCCAGGGCGCCCCGGCCGACATCATCACGGCCGAGCTGGTCCAGACCGTCTTCGACCTGCAGTGCCGCGTCGTGCCCGACCCCGAGTCCGGCACCCCGCTGGTCGTCCCGGCCGCCCGCCGCCGGCCCGCACCGGTGACGATCGCCGCCTGA
- a CDS encoding transcriptional regulator, whose protein sequence is MASRQTPEEIVATRQVSAGAVLEGRADLRAYHYRHLAVLSDGTVEPERLARLMAAVEHLDAYGWELVTLSPSTDARRLIAILRRRSLG, encoded by the coding sequence ATGGCGAGCCGGCAGACCCCCGAGGAGATCGTCGCGACCCGTCAGGTGTCGGCCGGCGCGGTGCTGGAGGGGCGTGCGGACCTGCGCGCCTACCACTACCGGCACCTGGCCGTGCTGTCCGACGGGACGGTCGAGCCGGAGCGGCTGGCCCGGCTGATGGCCGCGGTGGAGCACCTCGACGCGTACGGCTGGGAGCTGGTCACGCTCTCCCCGTCGACCGACGCCCGGAGGTTGATCGCGATCCTCCGCCGCCGTTCGTTAGGCTAG
- a CDS encoding acyl-CoA dehydrogenase family protein, whose protein sequence is MSNERIAAQAADSEARDRLTQEAIGALRANGDFALAVPAEYGGQEASAETLLGRLIEIGREDPSAAWVTGVSATSKTLAKRMSSETMRKELFADPDAIFCGSGRPDCGTGTRDGDTVTITGAWPNVSGCEDAAWVGVTLMIDGVPHFAHVRRADVRIDRTWRVAGMRATGSHTVVADAVVVPDGQVFPFRPFAVNDMLFFGLCVLGPVIGGARGALDTVRAMFASGRKPFMTGYASMGESPGARHWLADATHLIERAERTALEVAAASDGPEVEHADLPRLHMAEASAARDCRAAVDLLLDLHGASGFGTANPLQRFWRDVAVGSRHPHLNPYLAVENLGKALV, encoded by the coding sequence GTGAGCAACGAACGCATTGCCGCGCAGGCGGCGGACAGTGAGGCACGGGACCGGCTGACCCAGGAGGCGATCGGGGCGCTGCGCGCGAACGGCGACTTCGCGCTCGCGGTGCCGGCCGAGTACGGCGGGCAGGAGGCGAGCGCGGAGACGCTCCTGGGCCGGCTGATCGAGATCGGCCGGGAGGACCCGTCCGCGGCCTGGGTGACCGGCGTGAGCGCGACCAGCAAGACGCTGGCGAAGCGGATGTCGAGCGAGACGATGCGCAAGGAGCTGTTCGCCGACCCGGACGCGATCTTCTGCGGCTCGGGCCGGCCGGACTGCGGCACCGGCACCCGCGACGGGGACACGGTGACGATCACCGGCGCCTGGCCGAACGTCTCCGGCTGCGAGGACGCGGCCTGGGTCGGCGTGACGCTGATGATCGACGGCGTGCCGCACTTCGCGCACGTGCGGCGCGCCGACGTGCGGATCGACCGGACCTGGCGGGTGGCCGGCATGCGCGCGACCGGCAGCCACACCGTGGTCGCGGACGCGGTGGTCGTCCCGGACGGGCAGGTGTTCCCGTTCCGGCCGTTCGCGGTGAACGACATGCTGTTCTTCGGGCTGTGCGTGCTCGGCCCGGTGATCGGCGGGGCGCGCGGCGCGCTGGACACGGTGCGCGCCATGTTCGCGTCCGGCCGCAAACCGTTCATGACCGGGTACGCGTCGATGGGCGAGTCGCCCGGCGCCCGGCACTGGCTGGCGGACGCCACCCACCTGATCGAGCGGGCCGAGCGCACCGCGCTCGAGGTCGCGGCCGCGTCGGACGGCCCCGAGGTGGAGCACGCGGACCTGCCGCGTCTGCACATGGCGGAGGCGTCCGCCGCACGCGACTGCCGGGCCGCCGTGGACCTGCTGCTCGACCTGCACGGTGCGAGCGGCTTCGGCACGGCGAACCCGTTGCAGCGCTTCTGGCGCGACGTCGCGGTCGGCAGCCGGCACCCGCACCTCAACCCGTACCTGGCGGTCGAGAATCTGGGCAAGGCGCTGGTCTAG
- a CDS encoding 5-oxoprolinase subunit C family protein, which produces MSLEIIKAGVRTTVQDLGRPGLAHLGVPRSGALDAGALRLANRLAGNPPDAAGLEITLGGLRARANRAMTLAVTGAPGPVTIGRRPADPELPLAVPAGAVIDIGRPTAGLRVYLAVGGGIAVPPVLGSRSTDTLSGLGPGPVRDGDVLPVGPPTALPPGVDVALRRQPPAALRLRVWPGPRDDWFTADAWRTLLGADYRVSPQTDRIGARLTGPALTRAIDGELPSEGVVLGAIQVPADGQPLIFLADHPTTGGYPVIGVVDPSDVDRLAQARPGTAIRFTRAPATRDRRTATRDQSTAP; this is translated from the coding sequence ATGAGCCTGGAGATCATCAAGGCGGGGGTACGGACGACCGTGCAGGATCTCGGGCGGCCCGGCCTCGCGCACCTCGGCGTGCCCCGGTCCGGCGCGCTGGACGCGGGCGCGCTGCGCCTCGCGAACCGGCTGGCCGGCAACCCACCGGACGCGGCCGGCCTGGAGATCACGCTCGGCGGGCTGCGGGCCCGCGCGAACCGGGCGATGACGCTCGCGGTCACCGGCGCGCCCGGCCCGGTCACGATCGGCCGCCGGCCGGCCGACCCGGAGCTGCCGCTGGCGGTCCCCGCCGGTGCGGTGATCGACATCGGTCGCCCCACCGCCGGCCTGCGCGTCTATCTGGCCGTGGGCGGCGGCATCGCGGTGCCACCGGTGCTGGGCAGCCGGTCCACGGACACGCTCTCCGGTCTCGGCCCCGGCCCGGTGCGCGACGGCGACGTGCTGCCGGTCGGCCCGCCCACCGCGCTGCCGCCGGGCGTCGACGTGGCACTCCGCCGGCAGCCGCCCGCCGCGCTGCGCCTGCGCGTCTGGCCCGGGCCGCGCGACGACTGGTTCACCGCGGACGCGTGGCGCACGCTGCTCGGCGCGGACTACCGGGTGTCGCCGCAGACCGACCGGATCGGCGCCCGGCTGACCGGCCCGGCGCTGACCCGCGCGATCGACGGCGAGCTGCCCAGCGAGGGCGTGGTGCTCGGCGCGATCCAGGTGCCGGCGGACGGCCAGCCGCTGATCTTCCTCGCCGACCACCCCACCACCGGCGGTTACCCGGTGATCGGCGTGGTGGACCCGTCCGACGTGGACCGGCTCGCCCAGGCCCGCCCCGGCACGGCCATCCGCTTCACCCGGGCCCCGGCCACCCGGGACCGGCGCACGGCCACCCGGGACCAGAGCACGGCACCCTGA